One segment of Stenotrophomonas sp. SAU14A_NAIMI4_8 DNA contains the following:
- a CDS encoding DoxX family protein — protein sequence MKTSAAAVSPLAPYAATVLRLALGGLFLVHALTKLLVFTPAGTAAFFASLGLPGALGYLTIVVELAIAAALLLGVYARWVGLLGVPLLLGTIVTVHGANGFGFANAGGGWEYPAFWALALVVLFLLGDGRWTLRSR from the coding sequence ATGAAAACCTCCGCTGCTGCCGTTTCGCCGCTGGCCCCGTATGCCGCCACCGTGCTGCGCCTGGCCCTGGGCGGCCTGTTCCTGGTGCACGCGCTGACCAAGCTGCTGGTGTTCACCCCCGCCGGTACCGCCGCGTTCTTTGCATCGCTGGGCCTGCCGGGCGCGCTGGGCTACCTGACCATCGTGGTCGAGCTGGCGATCGCGGCGGCCCTGCTGCTGGGCGTGTACGCGCGCTGGGTGGGCCTGCTGGGCGTGCCGCTGCTGCTGGGCACGATCGTGACTGTGCACGGCGCCAACGGTTTCGGCTTCGCCAACGCCGGCGGTGGCTGGGAATACCCGGCGTTCTGGGCGCTGGCGCTGGTGGTGCTGTTCCTGCTGGGCGATGGCCGCTGGACCCTGCGTTCGCGCTGA
- a CDS encoding class III extradiol ring-cleavage dioxygenase, producing MSRLPSLYISHGSPMTALHPGQVGVRLAELARDLPTPRAIVMASAHWLARQPLVGAHPQPPTIHDFGGFPRALFELQYPAPGDPALAEEVAGRIAAAGLPVALDAQRGLDHGAWVPLRLLRPQADIPVVPLSIQPMLGPQHQFALGRALAPLREQGVLLVGSGSITHNLHDWRDYQDGKEAPYVRPFIEWVEQRLAANDRDALFDYRRQAPFAERAHPTDEHLLPLYFAMGAAGGDDFGATRIDAGIDAGMLAMDLYRFDGAAPVQEAA from the coding sequence ATGTCCCGCCTGCCTTCGCTGTACATCTCCCACGGCTCGCCGATGACCGCCCTGCACCCGGGGCAGGTGGGCGTGCGGCTGGCCGAACTGGCCCGCGACCTGCCCACTCCGCGTGCCATCGTGATGGCATCGGCGCACTGGCTGGCGCGCCAGCCGCTGGTCGGCGCGCATCCGCAGCCGCCCACCATCCACGATTTCGGCGGCTTCCCGCGCGCGCTGTTCGAGCTGCAGTACCCGGCGCCTGGCGACCCCGCGCTGGCCGAAGAAGTGGCCGGGCGCATCGCTGCGGCCGGCCTGCCGGTGGCGCTGGATGCGCAGCGCGGGCTGGACCATGGCGCCTGGGTGCCGCTGCGGCTGCTGCGCCCGCAGGCCGATATTCCGGTGGTGCCGCTGTCGATCCAGCCGATGCTGGGGCCGCAGCACCAGTTCGCGCTGGGCCGTGCGCTGGCGCCGCTGCGCGAACAGGGCGTGCTGCTGGTCGGCTCAGGCAGCATCACCCACAACCTGCATGACTGGCGCGACTACCAGGACGGCAAGGAAGCGCCCTACGTGCGCCCCTTTATTGAATGGGTGGAACAGCGACTGGCGGCCAACGATCGCGATGCGCTGTTCGACTACCGCCGCCAGGCGCCGTTTGCCGAGCGCGCGCATCCCACCGACGAGCATCTGCTGCCGTTGTACTTCGCCATGGGCGCGGCCGGCGGCGATGATTTCGGTGCCACCCGCATCGATGCGGGTATCGATGCGGGCATGCTGGCGATGGACCTGTACCGCTTCGATGGCGCCGCGCCCGTGCAGGAGGCCGCATGA
- a CDS encoding LytTR family DNA-binding domain-containing protein, protein MPLEALIAEDEELLRQALVDQLARLWPELKLVAACEDGASALEQLAEKQPDIAFLDIRMPGISGIEVARSLSELSPRTQVVFVTAYDQYAIDAFEQGAMDYLLKPVSDERLLATRERILSRLPSTRQDDAVLERLLQRLGPSQAQPERPPLAWITASNGRETQLIMLDDVVYFRADNKYTTVVTAEGESLLRTPLRELLEALDPQQFRQIHRSTIVHMKAVAAVSRDDTGRGVLRLRQRPETLVVSQPFMSLFRGM, encoded by the coding sequence ATGCCGCTTGAAGCCCTGATTGCCGAAGACGAAGAACTGCTGCGCCAGGCACTGGTGGACCAACTGGCGCGGCTGTGGCCGGAACTGAAGCTGGTGGCCGCGTGCGAGGACGGCGCCAGCGCGCTGGAGCAACTGGCTGAGAAACAGCCGGACATCGCCTTCCTGGATATCCGCATGCCGGGCATCAGCGGCATCGAAGTGGCCCGTTCGCTGTCCGAACTGAGCCCGCGTACGCAGGTGGTGTTCGTGACCGCCTACGACCAGTACGCCATCGATGCGTTCGAACAGGGCGCGATGGACTACCTGCTGAAGCCGGTCAGCGATGAGCGCCTGCTGGCCACCCGCGAACGCATCCTGTCGCGCCTGCCATCCACGCGCCAGGACGATGCCGTGCTGGAGCGATTGTTGCAGCGTCTGGGCCCGTCGCAGGCACAGCCCGAGCGTCCGCCGCTGGCCTGGATCACCGCCAGCAATGGCCGCGAAACGCAGCTGATCATGCTGGATGACGTGGTCTATTTCCGCGCCGACAACAAGTACACCACGGTGGTCACCGCCGAGGGCGAGAGCCTGCTGCGCACGCCGCTGCGCGAACTGCTGGAGGCGCTGGACCCGCAGCAGTTCCGGCAGATCCACCGTTCCACCATCGTGCACATGAAGGCGGTGGCGGCGGTCAGCCGCGACGATACCGGCAGGGGCGTGCTGCGCCTGCGCCAGCGCCCGGAAACGCTGGTGGTCAGCCAGCCGTTCATGAGCCTGTTCCGCGGCATGTAG
- a CDS encoding LysR family transcriptional regulator, which translates to MDTLDAMRVFVAVVERNGFSAAAEALGVSTAGVTRQVAALEKRLSTRLLHRTTRRVSPTSAGAAYYAQCVRLLAEFDALEASVGAQALEPSGTLRINAPVSWGIARLGPLLAGYRQRYPQVELDLALSDRLVDMVEEGYDVALRITREPSPALIARRLGQARITLCAAPAYLAARGTPATPQDLATHDCLGYSYWASGNQWPLQGPGGEVRVAVNSILQANNGDVLREAAIAGLGVILQPDFLLEQALADGRLVRVLPEWEVPPIGIFAVYTSRSHLAPKVRSFIDYLVDAGV; encoded by the coding sequence ATGGACACTCTGGACGCCATGCGCGTGTTCGTGGCCGTGGTCGAGCGCAACGGGTTCAGTGCCGCCGCCGAGGCACTGGGCGTATCCACGGCCGGGGTCACCCGGCAGGTGGCCGCGCTGGAAAAGCGCCTGTCCACCCGCCTGCTGCACCGCACTACCCGCCGGGTCAGCCCCACCAGCGCAGGCGCCGCCTACTACGCGCAGTGCGTGCGCCTGCTGGCCGAATTCGACGCGCTGGAAGCCAGCGTCGGAGCGCAGGCGCTGGAACCGTCGGGCACGCTGCGCATCAACGCACCGGTCAGCTGGGGCATCGCCCGGCTGGGGCCGCTGTTGGCCGGCTACCGGCAACGCTACCCGCAGGTGGAACTGGACCTGGCGCTGTCCGACCGTCTGGTGGACATGGTGGAAGAAGGCTACGACGTGGCCCTGCGCATTACCCGCGAACCCAGCCCGGCGCTGATCGCCCGGCGCCTGGGCCAGGCCCGCATCACCCTGTGCGCGGCACCGGCATACCTGGCCGCGCGTGGCACGCCGGCCACGCCGCAGGATCTGGCGACGCACGACTGCCTGGGCTACAGCTACTGGGCCTCGGGCAACCAGTGGCCGCTGCAGGGGCCCGGCGGCGAAGTTCGCGTGGCGGTGAACAGCATCCTGCAGGCCAACAACGGCGACGTGCTGCGCGAAGCCGCCATCGCCGGCCTGGGCGTGATCCTGCAGCCCGATTTCCTGCTGGAACAGGCGCTGGCCGATGGCCGCCTGGTGCGCGTGCTGCCCGAGTGGGAAGTGCCGCCGATCGGCATCTTCGCCGTATACACCAGCCGCAGCCATCTGGCACCGAAGGTGCGCAGTTTCATTGATTACCTGGTGGACGCCGGGGTGTGA
- a CDS encoding M13 family metallopeptidase: protein MSKLRRPTLALAILASLSLAACDRPAEPAAGTAAPAEAAPAAAKPMLGSFGFDASGMDRSIAAGDDFFGFANGSWVKNTEIPADRSRFGSFNVIAEKTQADTRAILEGAAGNAQASGDDKLIGDYYAAYMDEAGIEKRGLAPVQPQLQAIGAITDKAGLARALGDDMRADVDLLNATNFYTDRLFGLWVSVDLLQPDRTAPYLVQGGLGMPDRDFYLGDGRMAELRKQYQAYIAKVLQLAGVADPAGKAQRILALETKIAQAHATQEETNDVTKGANPWTQADFSAKAPGMDWAAFLEAAKLGQQQDFIVWQPKAVAGLSKLVATEPLDAWKDYMTFHALDRAASYLPKTFADARFAFHGTALSGTPQQSDRWKRAVDDANHAVGEAIGKRYVEKHFDAKTKERADEMAKNIIAAFAKRIDALAWMSPQTKASAKAKVAGLTVGMGYPDKWRDYTGLEIRRDDPLGNAQRAERFEYERNIAKLGKPVDHSEWAMLPQTINAMNVPLENRLVFPAAILQPPFFDGAADDAVNYGAIGAVIGHEISHGFDNAGALFDATGKLHNWWTAEDLKQFNAAGDALAAQFSSYEPFPGVHVNGKLTLGENIADVAGLGTAYDAYQLSLQGKPGQTLEGFTPDQRFFLGFAQAWRSKSREQALRNSLLTDVHAPGQFRALTVRNIDAWYPAFEVKDGQKLYLAPEKRVKVW from the coding sequence ATGTCCAAGCTGCGCCGTCCCACCCTGGCGCTGGCCATTCTCGCCAGCCTGTCCCTGGCCGCCTGCGATCGCCCGGCCGAGCCGGCGGCAGGTACGGCCGCCCCCGCCGAAGCCGCGCCGGCTGCCGCCAAGCCGATGCTGGGCAGCTTCGGCTTCGATGCCAGCGGCATGGACCGCAGCATCGCCGCCGGCGATGACTTCTTCGGTTTCGCCAACGGCAGCTGGGTGAAGAACACCGAGATTCCGGCCGACCGTTCGCGCTTCGGCAGCTTCAACGTGATTGCCGAAAAGACCCAGGCCGATACCCGCGCCATCCTGGAAGGTGCGGCCGGCAACGCCCAGGCCAGCGGCGATGACAAGCTGATCGGCGATTACTACGCCGCCTACATGGATGAAGCCGGCATCGAGAAGCGCGGCCTGGCCCCGGTACAGCCGCAGCTGCAGGCCATCGGTGCGATCACCGACAAGGCCGGTCTGGCCCGTGCACTGGGCGATGACATGCGCGCCGACGTGGACCTGCTGAACGCCACCAATTTCTACACCGACCGCCTGTTCGGCCTGTGGGTGTCGGTGGATCTGCTGCAGCCCGACCGCACCGCGCCGTACCTGGTGCAGGGCGGTCTGGGCATGCCCGACCGTGACTTCTACCTGGGCGATGGCCGCATGGCCGAACTGCGCAAGCAGTACCAGGCCTACATCGCCAAGGTGCTGCAGCTGGCCGGCGTGGCCGACCCGGCCGGCAAGGCGCAGCGCATCCTGGCGCTGGAAACCAAGATCGCCCAGGCGCATGCCACGCAGGAAGAAACCAACGATGTGACCAAGGGCGCCAACCCCTGGACCCAGGCCGATTTCAGCGCCAAGGCGCCGGGCATGGACTGGGCCGCGTTCCTGGAAGCGGCCAAGCTGGGCCAGCAGCAGGACTTCATCGTCTGGCAGCCCAAGGCCGTGGCCGGCCTGTCCAAGCTGGTGGCCACCGAGCCGCTGGATGCCTGGAAAGACTACATGACCTTCCATGCCCTGGACCGTGCCGCCAGCTACCTGCCCAAGACCTTCGCCGACGCCCGCTTCGCCTTCCACGGCACGGCGCTCAGCGGCACCCCGCAGCAGAGCGATCGCTGGAAGCGCGCGGTAGACGATGCCAACCACGCCGTCGGCGAAGCCATCGGCAAGCGCTACGTGGAAAAGCACTTCGACGCGAAGACCAAGGAACGCGCCGACGAGATGGCAAAGAACATCATTGCCGCCTTCGCCAAGCGCATCGATGCCCTGGCCTGGATGTCACCGCAGACCAAGGCCAGCGCCAAGGCCAAGGTGGCCGGCCTGACCGTAGGCATGGGCTACCCGGACAAGTGGCGTGACTACACCGGCCTGGAGATCCGCCGCGACGATCCGCTGGGCAATGCGCAGCGTGCCGAACGCTTCGAATACGAGCGCAACATCGCCAAGCTGGGCAAGCCGGTGGACCACAGCGAGTGGGCCATGCTGCCGCAGACCATCAACGCGATGAACGTGCCGCTGGAAAACCGCCTGGTGTTCCCGGCCGCGATCCTGCAGCCGCCGTTCTTCGACGGTGCCGCCGACGATGCGGTGAACTACGGTGCGATCGGCGCGGTGATCGGCCACGAGATCAGCCATGGCTTCGACAACGCCGGCGCGCTGTTCGATGCCACCGGCAAGCTGCACAACTGGTGGACCGCCGAAGACCTGAAGCAGTTCAACGCCGCCGGTGATGCGCTGGCCGCGCAGTTCAGCAGCTACGAACCGTTCCCGGGCGTGCACGTGAACGGCAAGCTGACCCTGGGCGAGAACATCGCCGACGTGGCCGGCCTGGGCACCGCCTACGATGCCTACCAGCTGTCGCTGCAGGGCAAGCCGGGCCAGACCCTGGAAGGCTTCACCCCGGACCAGCGCTTCTTCCTGGGCTTCGCCCAGGCCTGGCGCAGCAAGAGCCGCGAGCAGGCACTGCGCAATTCGCTGCTGACCGACGTGCACGCACCGGGCCAGTTCCGTGCGCTGACCGTGCGCAACATCGACGCCTGGTACCCGGCGTTTGAAGTGAAGGATGGCCAGAAGTTGTACCTGGCCCCGGAAAAGCGGGTCAAGGTGTGGTGA
- a CDS encoding EAL domain-containing protein: MPALKRALARPLRAITWGGVALGVLLAVGMAAMLANDHQRRLEAAQRQSRALAVGSERLLALELRNLERALAGIAGDAAELFSNVPAQAPKLLEAAIAGVLQRHAELHSIVVVDAYGRALTGGADELKLPLWADPQRRGQGSALYLGPPQRADDGTWVVPLALPMADDRWLLARLRCGELQRIIGGLDVGPNGMVSITDADGFMLARVPDPYGTVGRRYTLPYRNLVGGPAVVELGSFPGVVDQIPRMSTISTLEHSPLAVQVGLADADVLAAWWPYLHAAVAILLTYVLVLLGLLFAMRRSTRSQQWMAAELRTGHTELRMAHQVGRVCTWYVDEDAALLHWSPLAREIFGVQTDALPVAEFFGRVHREDAERLQHAFHEAFARGAVLDEMFRLVLPGGDVRWVSARGQRVELADSQRRMIGALTDVSERHLAQEQMNQVERRFRLLFDRNPAPFWVFDPDTLRFLEVNEAAVLQYGYTREEFLGMSILDIRPREGWEEVKGAIARARVGELQDAAVRMHRRKDGTVFEVRAHLSRLDFDGQPACLVLAEDVSERLAYERDLAYRARHNPATGLLNVRALSEQLDSQDRGYTIAYVQLRGLQLVADTLGRDIGDAILQSMAARLGGLGARFGTLAFQPAEDFVLAIAPQHNTQSVLDDLLQIVSAPMRGKDSLHQFEPRIGVAVREEGDALRAEQVVGMAAQAAHAGRVEGNVVAWFDAAVSTRLADRLRLAGRIHAAIDNEFQLYFQPIRHASDGSPAALEALLRWPQPDGSFIPPSEFIQLCEDTGLILALGRWVIRAAAQAQRQLMDAGWGELPIAVNVSAVQFFNSDLVAEFARAQEDFGLARGALHVELTESSLMRKPAQAMQTMRRLHEQGICVSLDDFGTGYSSMSYLQHLPLDILKIDRSFVADVETNPRNASICRALLSLGHSMGLTIIAEGVETPGQLDWLAAHGCDQVQGYLLGRPAPLEKIIQALDEVVA, from the coding sequence ATGCCCGCGCTGAAACGGGCGTTGGCCCGGCCGTTGCGTGCCATCACCTGGGGCGGCGTGGCGCTGGGCGTGCTGCTGGCCGTGGGCATGGCGGCCATGCTGGCCAACGACCACCAGCGCCGGCTGGAGGCTGCGCAGCGGCAGAGCCGGGCGCTGGCGGTGGGCAGTGAACGCCTGCTGGCGCTGGAGCTGCGCAACCTGGAACGGGCACTGGCCGGGATTGCCGGCGATGCCGCCGAGCTGTTCAGCAACGTGCCGGCGCAGGCGCCGAAGCTGCTGGAGGCGGCCATTGCCGGGGTGCTGCAGCGGCACGCCGAACTGCACAGCATCGTGGTGGTCGATGCCTATGGGCGCGCGCTGACCGGCGGTGCCGACGAACTGAAACTGCCGCTGTGGGCCGACCCGCAGCGGCGCGGGCAGGGCAGCGCGCTGTACCTGGGGCCGCCGCAACGCGCCGACGATGGCACCTGGGTGGTGCCGCTGGCCCTGCCGATGGCCGACGACCGCTGGCTGCTGGCGCGGCTGCGCTGTGGCGAGCTGCAGCGCATCATCGGCGGGTTGGACGTGGGCCCCAATGGCATGGTGTCGATCACCGATGCCGACGGCTTCATGCTGGCGCGCGTGCCCGATCCGTATGGCACGGTGGGCCGCCGCTACACCCTGCCGTACCGCAACCTGGTGGGCGGACCGGCGGTGGTGGAGCTGGGCAGCTTCCCCGGCGTGGTCGACCAGATTCCGCGCATGTCCACCATCAGCACGCTGGAACACAGCCCGCTGGCGGTGCAGGTGGGGCTGGCCGATGCCGATGTGCTGGCCGCGTGGTGGCCCTACCTGCATGCGGCAGTGGCGATCCTGCTGACCTACGTGCTGGTGTTGCTGGGCCTGCTGTTCGCAATGCGCCGCAGCACCCGCAGCCAGCAGTGGATGGCGGCCGAACTGCGCACCGGCCATACCGAACTGCGCATGGCCCACCAGGTGGGCCGGGTCTGCACCTGGTACGTGGACGAAGACGCCGCGCTGCTGCACTGGTCGCCGCTGGCGCGCGAGATCTTCGGCGTGCAGACCGATGCCTTGCCGGTGGCGGAGTTCTTCGGGCGCGTGCACCGCGAAGATGCCGAACGGCTGCAGCACGCATTCCATGAAGCGTTCGCGCGCGGCGCCGTGCTGGATGAAATGTTCCGCCTGGTGCTGCCCGGCGGCGATGTGCGCTGGGTGTCCGCGCGCGGGCAGCGGGTGGAACTGGCCGACAGCCAGCGGCGCATGATCGGTGCGTTGACCGACGTGAGCGAGCGTCATCTGGCGCAGGAGCAGATGAACCAGGTCGAGCGCCGCTTCCGCCTGCTGTTTGACCGCAACCCGGCGCCGTTCTGGGTATTCGATCCCGATACGCTGCGCTTCCTGGAAGTGAACGAAGCGGCGGTGCTGCAGTACGGCTACACGCGCGAGGAATTCCTCGGCATGAGCATCCTGGACATCCGCCCGCGCGAAGGCTGGGAGGAAGTGAAGGGCGCCATTGCCCGCGCCCGCGTGGGCGAACTGCAGGATGCGGCCGTGCGCATGCACCGGCGCAAGGATGGCACCGTGTTCGAAGTGCGCGCGCACCTGTCCAGGCTGGATTTCGATGGCCAGCCCGCCTGCCTGGTGCTGGCCGAAGATGTGAGCGAGCGCCTGGCCTACGAGCGTGACCTGGCCTACCGCGCGCGGCACAACCCGGCCACCGGCCTGTTGAACGTGCGCGCCCTGAGCGAACAGCTGGACAGCCAGGACCGCGGCTACACCATCGCCTACGTGCAGCTGCGCGGCCTGCAGCTGGTGGCCGATACGCTGGGCCGTGACATCGGCGATGCCATCCTGCAGTCGATGGCCGCACGCCTGGGCGGGCTGGGCGCGCGCTTCGGCACGCTGGCCTTCCAGCCGGCCGAAGACTTCGTGCTGGCCATCGCCCCGCAGCACAACACCCAGTCGGTGCTGGACGATCTGCTGCAGATCGTGTCGGCGCCGATGCGCGGCAAGGATTCGCTGCACCAGTTCGAGCCGCGCATCGGCGTGGCCGTGCGCGAGGAAGGCGATGCGCTGCGCGCCGAACAGGTGGTGGGCATGGCCGCGCAGGCGGCACATGCCGGCCGCGTGGAAGGCAACGTGGTGGCCTGGTTCGATGCGGCCGTGTCGACCCGCCTGGCCGACCGCCTGCGCCTGGCCGGGCGCATCCATGCGGCCATCGACAACGAGTTCCAGCTGTATTTCCAGCCCATCCGCCACGCCAGCGATGGCAGCCCGGCGGCGCTGGAAGCGCTGCTGCGCTGGCCGCAACCGGACGGCAGCTTCATTCCGCCCAGCGAGTTCATCCAGCTGTGCGAAGACACCGGGCTGATCCTGGCGCTGGGCCGCTGGGTGATCCGCGCCGCCGCACAGGCCCAGCGCCAACTGATGGATGCCGGCTGGGGCGAGCTGCCGATCGCGGTGAATGTGTCGGCGGTGCAGTTCTTCAACAGCGACCTGGTGGCCGAGTTCGCCCGCGCCCAGGAAGATTTCGGCCTGGCCCGCGGCGCGCTGCACGTGGAACTGACCGAGAGCAGCCTGATGCGCAAGCCGGCGCAGGCCATGCAGACCATGCGCCGCCTGCACGAGCAGGGCATCTGCGTGTCGCTGGATGATTTCGGCACCGGCTATTCCAGCATGTCCTACCTGCAGCACCTGCCGCTGGACATCCTGAAGATCGACCGCAGCTTCGTGGCCGACGTGGAAACCAACCCGCGCAACGCCTCGATCTGCCGCGCGCTGCTGTCGCTGGGCCACAGCATGGGCCTGACCATCATTGCCGAAGGCGTGGAAACCCCGGGCCAGCTGGACTGGCTGGCCGCGCACGGCTGTGACCAGGTGCAGGGCTACCTGCTGGGGCGGCCGGCGCCGCTGGAAAAGATCATCCAGGCGCTGGACGAAGTGGTTGCCTGA
- a CDS encoding oxygenase MpaB family protein — protein sequence MPPLLHRLTRPVTAPIRRWVLDAFPRGQSGIDYDHPQGDPGWFGPDSITWRVHAELPSMLAGGLCALMLQTLHPRALAGVYDHSNFRQDLVGRLRRTTAFVAGTSYAPSGEVETLVAKVRHIHAQIRGRTAQGQAYAADDPHLLTWVHVTEAYGFLQGYRRYGREVPEAIADRYYDEYRCVAEALGAVDVPRSEAEVAAYFCARQPELMADARSREVLDVLSAVNLPVPIPGLSRAVFLGAGAALLPDWAEAMLERTTAQRAQAAASAKLMQGMAPLFRRALPDGLATRACARMGVPVEVLREWPAAG from the coding sequence ATGCCGCCGTTGCTGCACCGCTTGACCCGCCCGGTTACCGCGCCCATCCGCCGCTGGGTGCTCGACGCCTTCCCGCGTGGCCAGAGCGGCATCGATTACGACCACCCGCAGGGCGATCCCGGCTGGTTCGGGCCGGACAGCATCACCTGGCGCGTGCATGCGGAACTGCCGTCCATGCTGGCCGGCGGGCTGTGCGCGCTCATGCTGCAGACCCTGCACCCGCGCGCGCTGGCCGGCGTGTATGACCACTCCAATTTCCGCCAGGACCTGGTGGGGCGGCTGCGCCGCACCACGGCCTTCGTGGCCGGCACCAGTTACGCGCCCAGTGGCGAAGTGGAAACGCTGGTGGCCAAGGTGCGCCACATCCATGCGCAGATCCGCGGCCGCACCGCACAGGGCCAGGCGTATGCGGCTGACGATCCGCACCTGCTGACGTGGGTGCACGTGACCGAGGCCTACGGCTTCCTGCAGGGCTACCGCCGCTATGGGCGCGAGGTTCCCGAGGCGATTGCTGACCGCTACTACGACGAGTACCGCTGCGTGGCCGAGGCGCTGGGCGCGGTGGACGTGCCGCGCAGCGAGGCCGAAGTGGCGGCGTATTTCTGTGCGCGCCAGCCCGAGTTGATGGCCGATGCGCGTTCGCGCGAAGTACTGGACGTGCTGTCTGCGGTGAACCTGCCGGTGCCGATCCCGGGGCTGTCACGCGCGGTGTTCCTGGGCGCGGGCGCGGCGCTGTTGCCGGACTGGGCCGAGGCGATGCTGGAACGCACGACTGCACAGCGTGCGCAGGCGGCGGCTTCGGCGAAGCTGATGCAGGGCATGGCGCCGCTGTTCCGTCGCGCATTGCCCGATGGCCTGGCCACCCGGGCGTGCGCACGCATGGGCGTGCCGGTGGAGGTGTTGCGCGAGTGGCCGGCCGCGGGGTGA
- a CDS encoding alpha/beta fold hydrolase, with protein MNPVLTPVLERPAQGRAQGLVVLLHGVGSNEQSLAALASTLDPRLHVLLPRAPLAFGPQAFGWFTVRFGAQGPVIDPAQAEASRVLLRDWLAVQQQRLGLDARQTVLAGFSQGGIMSASVALTAPERVKSFAILCGRILPEIAPLIPADVAGAGLDGLVVHGRQDDKLPFALAESASQRLQGLGVAHRLRDYPVGHTLSADMQQDTRDWIAARLLSPP; from the coding sequence ATGAACCCCGTGCTGACGCCGGTGCTGGAGCGGCCGGCGCAGGGCAGGGCGCAGGGCCTGGTGGTACTGCTGCACGGCGTGGGCAGCAACGAGCAGTCGCTGGCCGCGCTGGCCAGCACGCTCGATCCGCGCCTGCACGTGCTGCTGCCGCGCGCACCGCTGGCGTTCGGGCCGCAGGCGTTCGGCTGGTTCACCGTGCGCTTCGGCGCGCAGGGGCCGGTGATCGATCCGGCCCAGGCCGAAGCGTCGCGGGTGCTGCTGCGCGACTGGTTGGCCGTGCAGCAGCAGCGGCTGGGGCTGGATGCGCGGCAGACCGTGCTGGCCGGCTTCAGCCAGGGCGGCATCATGAGTGCCAGCGTGGCGCTGACCGCGCCGGAGCGGGTGAAGTCCTTCGCGATCCTGTGCGGGCGCATCCTGCCGGAGATCGCGCCGCTGATTCCGGCCGATGTGGCCGGCGCCGGGCTGGACGGCCTGGTGGTGCACGGGCGGCAGGATGACAAGCTGCCGTTTGCGCTGGCCGAATCTGCCTCGCAGCGCCTGCAGGGGCTGGGCGTGGCTCACCGGCTGCGCGATTACCCGGTGGGGCATACCTTGTCCGCGGACATGCAACAGGACACCCGGGACTGGATCGCGGCGCGTTTGCTGTCGCCGCCCTGA